From Phaenicophaeus curvirostris isolate KB17595 chromosome 2, BPBGC_Pcur_1.0, whole genome shotgun sequence:
GCACATCTTTCAAATTTTCCTAGGCTGCCTAGCTGCTGTTAAAACAGAACTGTGCAGTCTGTAATAGGTTCTTACAGTTGACACATCTCTTATACCTGGGATAATAAATCAGTGAGTCAACTGGGCTTAAATCTCATCAAATCCTCTCCCACCCATTTTGTCACTTGCTTAGCTTCCAAAGGATAACTGGATGTTACTTGGGTAGATGACTGCAAGCTTCAAAAGGACTCTGAGTCACTTCTTATCTGCCATACCTACCTATGGACGTGTCCAGACTATTCAAGTTcctctgtgctctgcagctACTCTATGAGTCCCCAGGTCACCTGCCTCCCTTTCTGTAGGCTGGCAAAGTCCTTGTCTGTTTGTGCTAAATTGCAGTTTGTCTCTGAGAATTTACCTGTGCCTTACCTTTGTACCACAGAGTGAGTATACCGTTTCTTTCTTGATTTGTTTGTCATCTTGACTTGGTTAGGAAAATACTTCATTCTTTGCTTGGCAAATGCAAGTCTAGTGGTTACTCACAGCAAACTGTTTCATGAAACCTGTTTTTACCCTCTTTCTTAAGTTTCCTTTATGATAGCCCTTCCTTGGGCATGTGAGCAATCTTTCTCTCTGTGGAAAGGTGGTAAAGAAGAATCTCTTTCAGACTCTCTGGCAGCCCTGCCTTGAGTAGCCAGTGTAATGTGAGGAAGAGGCAGATGTCACTTGACATCCCAGACTGACACTTCTTTTGTCATTATCTATTTTACATCACATCTGCAAACCTTTTCTGCAGGAATTTATTCCTCTGGCTCTAGTATTATCTTCTTAGATGATCTGCAACCCCACTGGTCCCTCCTTACTCACTCATGCTTTTGCTGGTGTCATCCAGGTcttcccctccagctcctcttctcTGTGCCTGCTGCAAGGTTCTCTGCAGGCCCTACAGAGGCTACGCTGACCTCTGGTATCTATCAGTAGCAGCTGCTGAGTGATCTGTCCTTTCCTCACACCAAGGGGCACATAACAACCTGTTACTCTATTTGCTGCTGAGGTTTTTGGGCTTCTCCTAGAAAGCGTGCCAGATGCAGAGGACTGGGCTTAGCCTACAGTCTGCATGAAAGGTGAAGTGCACCTTGCTAATGGCCATTGAAGAAGTTAGAACTGAAGTGTCAAGGGCCTGAGTCACTCTCCTCTGTGCGAACAATGTGGAGAGAGACTGAGAGTGAGCAGCAGCTACTTTTCAGGGTCTATAGCAAGACAGGATTTTCTTGGGTGATCTTTGAGtggctggcagggctggtgtTAGGGCCAGTCTGTAACAACAGCAGaatacaaagcaaaattaaatttagaGGTGAATCAAGGGCCCTGTTTCTTTTGAGACTAAAACCCTACGTTGTCTAGGCCTTTGGTCTCAGTGTTTTTGCTGGGGATGAAACAAACAGCAGCTACAAGGTCAGGGAGTCACTCAACATTTGTTCTTCAAAAGCAGCTTGGTAGCCGTGGTGCTTTTGTATCAGAAAGACACCTGGgttttataaaattaattacaggcctgtccctttcttttttttctctgcattccCTATCCATTTGACCGTTATTTGATTCCTTTTGTAGCAAGTCTGTGTCATATGATTCATACCACCACTAAAATGACTCTGTCTGAGGTCTTAGCATAatctttcagtatttctgagTCAAAGTCTTCTAAGGTTTGCTTGTTCAGAAGTTTGAAGTCAGACTTGAGGGTAAAACTAAATGTAATCACTATATGTAGTATTTGCAGAATAATTCAAGTATCTACGTCATCATTTTATTCTAAATATagtattttccaaaaaaaagtTTCCATCTTAAAATGCACTTCAATATAAtatgtttctgaaaagctgtctgTATGAAGTGAAATCATCTTGTACCAATATGTCTGTTAATACCAGTGATTTTATTAAATGTGTAAGAGATCAAAATTCAGCTGCTGATATTAAGTAGCACATAAGCCTTACCAACACTGCGGCTTGttagaaattattatttacaaACCTGGTTGTCattttttccttgaaagaaaggagatttaATAATACTGTTGTAAACTCAAGAAACATAAAAGAGACTCTGTGTATGAAATATGTTTGTATCTTGTTTCAGCCAGACGTTCTCTCCCCTGCATCCAAATTCTGATGCAGGTAAAGTGAACAGAGGAGCAGCCTGTTCCTCTGAAATACCAGGAGGAGCCCAGCTAGGTGGCTTGAGGGATATCACTTTATCTCTCacctttattattttattattaatgataAAATTGAGGTGTGGTTTTTTCCTGCAATCTTTGTAAAATTTGTAAATGAGAACTTTATATAGAAAGACATCCTAAGATGTCATTTTTAAGAGCCTTTTTGCTGGCTCTGCTTGTCAGAGTTAGAGAGGAATCTTGCTTGAGGTATGTTTGAAATATTTAGAGAGGAGAAATGAGCTTACTCTGTTCACCCTTTGGCACAGTCGAGGTAGCTATGATAAGCACAGTACCGTGCACAAAATTACAAATCCTGCTCTATCTGTGTAGTTCCTTGGCAGCCCTGAGAATTGACAGAGTGGGTTGATGTATGCCTGTAAAATATCACTTGGAATACGTAAAGTCCCTTCCCCCAAAAGGGTCTGGGATCTGGAAAGGACTAATGGAACTACGTTATAGTTAAACAATCTATTCATTTCAGTAAATACATGTCATAATTCTCTCAATTTATTTCATAGAGAAAGCTAATTATGTTTAATTGACCCATGGCAAAATATGACAGCTTTTATAATGCATAAGTCCTATTTATTTCTCTCTAAAGACTCACGACACTGTGGTACGAAATAATGACCTATTGTTTTAGCGGAAACCTTTAACCACATAGGCATATGAGAAAATTTtgtgttaatttttaaagactATCAATGTCAAATAACTTTCTTTGGaggatttttaaattcttgcatttaaaaaaaaggcttttcgTGAAGCATTCAAGAAATAAATTGGTACTGAACTGTTGAAATTGTTCAAATAgcataaaaatgaaagtgaatTGTAAAGATTGAGAATTTCCAGAGAGACTAAAAACATGAAACCAAACAGTACAAGTGAAACTTCTGAGATTTTTGGAATAATGttatggatttttctttcagtaattcAGAAAATGCTGTATACTTAGCACCCTGGGCCTTTTTCAGGTCTTCCCTTGgtaaagaaaagatttcttacagggagaggagagagaggaaggtcTCTGTCTTTTAATAATGATTATGCAGGGAGGCAGTTGAAGATGCTGCTCTGTCTGTCACCTGAATTGCTGCTTAACAGATGATAATGAGCTctggaaaccttttttttttcccatcagtcCTTCCGCCTAGCCACCTGTTTCAAGTTCCCTATTAATTTCACAGTCAAGTTCGTAACTGGTGGGTTGGTCTTGGTCCACTTTCTGTTTGTAGATTATGCTTGTGTGACACCTGCTTGCAGTGTTAAAAACCTATGTTAGTGTCCAAATATAGAGCCTGTCTGTTTATTTCTCATACCATGATggatctaatttttttttttgcatgggtGTACtgttaggatttttttataaacataaatattttaagagatcTGATGAAATTTACTGCCTATAAATTGCAAGGAGACTCCAGTTTGCTTTGCCTCTGCTTTTCAGCCTCTCACTTCATTTTTCCAGCCCAACTTTAGCTTTGTCTGCTTGTTAAGCCATCCCCAGCTTTGACATGGAGccttttcctctgcagcagcctgTCAGCCTATCTTTACCTCTGAGCCTAGTAAAGCCACCAAAGAGAACATAATTTTTTCATACCAGGCTTATAGTATCTTAATTTTACCCTACAATATTATCTAGTGTTCATTCTAATATTCATTAATTAAGCTCAGAAGCTATGTTTGAGTCTGATTGTAAGATgccttgtaaaataaaatgcagttatCCTGAACTGTGTTGCTTCATTTGCTACTTTTACTCATAAAAACCTATCAAAcatgtttctctttttaaacCCATGCTGGTTAATGTTTCTGGTGTAATAGACAGCTAGGTATAAATATGAgtctaaaatgaaaacaattcttTATAAAATTAAACGGGATTGAATGATGAACTTGAAATTTATGAAGGTTTCTTACCTGGTAAACAATTTGATTTATAATCTATCAGGAACCAAGAGGTGGAGGAAAAACAATTCTAGATATGCTTTATtaggaaaggcaaaaataattcTATAGTTGAGGCTCAGAGGATCTGAATGGACAGAAGCTTTAAATGATGGAATATAACTCTATTAATGTATTCTGAAATCTGTAAGGCAAGATCTCTTAAAGGGGATATGTAGAATGATCTGTACTTGTAATTGTATGTCACAGTTTAAAAGAACTACTCACTAAAGTGTTAAAGTTTTTACTTTAAAGATTTAAAATGCATACAAGGTAACAATATATTATTGACTTTCCTGCAGACCAGTCCATATGTAAATCATCTATTAAAACGtaagaatattttcctctttaatcCTGATATGTCACCACTAAGAGCCTTCTGCTAATGTCTGTGGCATTGATAGAAGATTTGTTACCTATACTTACAGTGATAAAAGTCTTTTGgacattttcaaaatgtcatACGAATCTCAAAACTGCTACTATGTCATAACTACATTAAGATGTAGTAGCTTTTTTGAAGCCATGAGTATTTTGGATCTGAAGAGTTATCTACAGATTAGCAAAGTGTGTTTTATGTTTGCACATACCAACTTTGCTTATgtcactatttcttttttctttttcttttttctcccaggGCACAGTAAAGAACTATGATAGCAACCGGAGGAGTCATAACAGGACTGGCTGCCTTAAAAAGGCAAGATTCTGCCAGATCTCAGCAACATGTAAATCTTACAACAGCTCCAGCTTCTGAGGAGAAGAAGCCAGTTAGACGCCGGCCTAGAGCTGACGTAGTAATTGTTAGGGGCAAAATACGTCTCTATTCCCCATCAGGATTCTTCCTTGTTTTGGGAGTACTTATTGCATTCTTGGGAATTGCAATGGCCATCCTCGGATACTGGCCCCAAAAAGAACAGCTTTTAGGATCTGAAGATAATCTATCAGTAAATGAAACCCAGGTCCTGAGAAGCCACGGAAGCATTTTGCTTCGTTTCTTTGAACAGCATGTGCACTCAGATAAGATGAAAATGTTGGGTCCTTTTACAATGGGCATTGgaatcttcatttttatttgcgCAAATGCCATTCTGCATGAAAACCgtgacaaagaaacaaaaatcataCACATGAGAGACATCTACTCCACTGTAATAGACATCCACACCTTGAGGATCCAGGAGCAAAAGCAGCTGAGTGGTGCCTTCACTGGCTTGTTAGGGGAAGGAGAAATAAGGCATAGTGGGAGCTCATGTGCATCACGACTGGCTGCAAACACAGTTGCGCCTTTCTCTGGCTTCAAAAGTAATAGCAGAATGGATAGTTCTGCTGAAGAAGATGAGATTACCCTAAATGAAGACAGGACCACTGGTAGTAGCCTTCTGCCACCTCTGCTGACTGAGCAATCTGGTTCAATCTTTGGACTGTACCCTCATTCCAGCAAGGcttcagatgacaaaaacaCTAGCTCTATAAAGTGTGAAACAAAATCCATTGTATCCTCTTCCATTAGTGCTTTCACACTGCCAGTAATCAAATTGAATAACTGTGTTATTGATGAGCCCAGTATAGACAACATAACTGAGGACTCAGAGATTACCAGGAGTCGGTCTAGAAATCTGTCTATGGATTCTCTGGCCATTCCACTAACTGATACAAATGAATCCTACAAACCGGCTGCTGCCATGCTTCCACGACACAATTCATTTGTGGACACTCCATCTGATCAATTCAAGTCTTCTATGACTCTTGGACCAGGCACAGGAAAGCTTTTATCCCCTGGTGCTGCCAGAAAACAGTTTGGGTCCAACACATCTTTACATCTTTTATCTTCACATTCAAAGTCCCTGGACTTGGACAGGGGTCCATCTATGCTTACTGTCCAAGCTGAACAAAGGAAACACCCAAGCTGGCCCAGACTCGATCGGAGCAACAGTAAAGGATATATGAAACTTGAAAACAAAGAGGACCCAATGGATAGGTTACTTGTGCCACAAGCAGCGGTCAAGAAAGATTTTACTAATAAGGAAAAGCTTCTTATGATCTCAAGATCTCATAATAATTTGAGTTTTGAACATGATGAGTTTTTGAGTAACAACCTGAAGCGAGGAACTTCTGAAACaagattttaatatttaaattgcaATTTAGAAGTTGTCatatagtatttttaaaaaaaaaaacattttgacaaGTGTTTCCTATTCAGTGAGACTAGTACGAGCCTGTTTTTAACCAAATGCTTAATAGCCCATTAAAATTGGCTTGTGTGAACAGAGATCTTCATCTTTGTAATGCCAAGAGTTTTTTGTCTTAGTAACATGCTGCTGTAAGACTGTATGTTACCATTACTCAGAGAGTTTTTAGTGTGACCAATTCCAGTTTTTCCCAagtcattatttctttcctttaatatGAGCATGTTACTTTTTATCAATTTGACTCAAGAAGtttgcattaagaaaaaaagctccATTTACCTGTAAgttctatttatttaattactgCAAGTCTAAAAATGGTGCTTGCAGTCTAGAATGGGAAGTGAGCAGGAGCACATACTGGAATTGTCAAATCCAGGCCTTTATCCGAGGTGTTGTTTTTCACATATGGTACATCTTGGTAACTGCAGTCTTACCATTGTCATTGTGAGAAACTTGTTTACATATTGGGATGGGTGCATAGAAAGGAGTTggtataattaaaataatttttgtgaaTTCATTGTAATTGGTCAAGTTGAATACCAGTGTTGTGAATTATTAACTATGCTTTGTGCAATAATCTTTCTACATCCTGTGTAATTAAATCCTGTAATTCCAGGAAAACACGTATAAAGCAAGAAATCTGGAAATTCTTCTGGAATTAGTTCTCTAAACCACTTTGATTGGCAgcagttttaaaatcaaaatatacgGATTCAATTAAAATCATAGGAACATGACGAATGCCAACAGGATTTTAGAAACATGGTGTATAATGAGATAGTATTGTGACATGAATCTGAAGAGAATAATGGGAAATGAATATGTTGCTACTCATTAAAATAGCAAGAAACTAGGTAACTAGATCGCTATTTAGAACACTGATACAAAGCATACAATTAGATATGTATATTAACATAGCGTGAAAGCCCTTTGCCTAAATTTTGATTTATATATTTCACATAATTATTGGCATGATGGTTCACTAGAGGCTTAGCTGTGGAAATTTGCATTACaagatttttcaaaaggaaGTGGCATTTCAAACAATGTTTTTCTCAGCAAAATAAGCTTCACAGTTGACAGTTGTAGGCTATTGCTAAAGCAAATGAGAATTTGAATGTACGTACCAGAAGGTTTTCATGTATTTCATTAAGGTATTTAGGCCGTGATCTTGCCATGACAGCCATGCTGGAGAGTATGACTCAAAGCTGCAAGGCTTACCTAACAGGGTGTTGGTCTTAATTGGTCATTTTTGATATAGTCATCTAACCTAAATACtcaggaattatttttaatagtttttccCAAAAAGAGTCAAACATGCTAAAATGTTATTGTTACTAGATTACTTTAATTGTGAAAGATCAAAGATAAAAATaccatatcttttttttttatattcagctCCATATTTCAACTGCACGATGTTTATGTACCAAGAGCATTACTTGCTCCTTGAAATGAGGCATAGTGTTAACTGTTATAACCTCAAGCCTATATATCGTAACAGAGTTGGCTAAATATTTTGCTATGAAGCTTTTAATAACTTTCTGGTTTGTGTTCTTAAGACATTTGCTATTTTttgaactaaaataaaatatctatcTACATATATCTTGTGTAAGACCTGTTTTTCCTCTATGATCTCAAATCTTCTTATGAAAATATAGTTAGTCATCACAACTTAGTATGTAACATTGTGCTTAATTTATTAGCCTACCACCAGATATTTGGCTATGACTACTTGATTTCAGTGACATCCCTACACATAAAAaggctgaatattttttctgtgcgatatgaaatatttttgaagtggTTTTGATATAAGGAaattttgtataaaaatatCACACTATTTTTTGCAGTTTGGTAGTTAGTATTcttataaaaatggaaaacactaAAGATGTGAATTATGTgaacttttatttccttaataGCTGCATTAAATCATAGCTTAAAACATACGGTTTTGGGTACCATCATATGTAGTAATAGTGGTCCTTTTGTCAATATAGCAGGGCtatagttttttattttaacatagaTACTTGGTACTGAAATATGTACTCACTTTTACAAATTTACCCACTTAGGAGACCAAGATAAAGCTCCTGTCTTAAAGTAAGAAATCAAGATAGCATTATACAAAGCAACTCCATGGTTGACAgaccaacaacaaaaatattcccAAATTATCCCaaaatggaatatttaattCATACAATCACAGGACGATTGAGATTGAAAGGGACAtctggaggtcatcttgtcAAAGCgtcctgctcaagcagggcaaCCTATAGCCAGTCGCTCAGGACTGTGGTCAGATGGTTTCTGAATAATCCCAAGGAAAGAGGCCCTGCAACCCTGGGTGACCTGTGCCGGTGCCTGGTGACCCTCACAGTAGAAAAGCTGATGTTCAGAAGGACCATCCTGCGTTTCAGTTTCTGCTTATTGTctcctgtcctgtcactgggcactcAGCTCTTTTCAGACCATGGCTCCTTTTTTGTGCCCTCTTTTAGGTTTTTATGCACATTGATAACAtccctctgagccttctcttctctaggctgaatagTCCCAGCTCTTTCAACCATTCTGCATagaagagatgctccagtcccttcctcatctttgtggcccttcacTGGACTCTCTTCAGTCCGTCCATGCCTTTCTCATACTGAGGTGCTCAGAACTGGGCCTGGCACTCCAGGTATGGCCTCACCTGTGCTGGGCAGAGGGGTAAGATCATTGTTGGAGGGGAAGATTCCCTCCCTCACGGGTAATGGAGGACCTTGCATCCTTCCATATTGCTTTGGTAATTCCAACTCCAGCTCAAGTCAGGGACACTTGCAGACCTTCAAAACACCTCAATGCTAGTCTTCATATGTAGACGTCAGAAAGTGTAGTGAGGCAAAGATGGTTGAACCCTTTGCAATACAAAGGGAGAGCTAGGAACTCTGCAGTGGCCAAAGTGTGAACCATGTAGAGTTGGCAATTAAGGAACTGGTGAAAAATAGAACATGTCTTAAACTTTGATTGTATCTTAAGGGCATTAATAGAATACTTAATCTGTTGCTGATTCAGTTaacaaactttttaaaaatttttcttcatttccattatTGAGGCGGTTCcccccagcatccttctctctaaattggagaaatatgGATTTAATGGGTGGAGCATTCAGTGAACAAGAAACTGGTTGCatggtcgtattcaaagagtagtggtcaatggctcaaagtccacaTGGAGATCAATGACAAATGGTATCACTCAGTGGTTTGTACTGAGACCAGTGCTGttaaatatcttcatcaatgatatggTGAAGTTGTCACATCGGAAGGaggggatgtc
This genomic window contains:
- the TMEM200A gene encoding transmembrane protein 200A, whose product is MIATGGVITGLAALKRQDSARSQQHVNLTTAPASEEKKPVRRRPRADVVIVRGKIRLYSPSGFFLVLGVLIAFLGIAMAILGYWPQKEQLLGSEDNLSVNETQVLRSHGSILLRFFEQHVHSDKMKMLGPFTMGIGIFIFICANAILHENRDKETKIIHMRDIYSTVIDIHTLRIQEQKQLSGAFTGLLGEGEIRHSGSSCASRLAANTVAPFSGFKSNSRMDSSAEEDEITLNEDRTTGSSLLPPLLTEQSGSIFGLYPHSSKASDDKNTSSIKCETKSIVSSSISAFTLPVIKLNNCVIDEPSIDNITEDSEITRSRSRNLSMDSLAIPLTDTNESYKPAAAMLPRHNSFVDTPSDQFKSSMTLGPGTGKLLSPGAARKQFGSNTSLHLLSSHSKSLDLDRGPSMLTVQAEQRKHPSWPRLDRSNSKGYMKLENKEDPMDRLLVPQAAVKKDFTNKEKLLMISRSHNNLSFEHDEFLSNNLKRGTSETRF